One Primulina huaijiensis isolate GDHJ02 chromosome 5, ASM1229523v2, whole genome shotgun sequence DNA segment encodes these proteins:
- the LOC140976291 gene encoding E3 ubiquitin ligase BIG BROTHER-related-like produces MDEDDIDPDELSYEELIALGEMVGAESKGISEAEISKHLNPLTCQSTTNLLIDRCVICQVEYEEGEKIVTLQCDHPYHSDCITQWLQIKKICPVCGKEVSTAEMANPSNLN; encoded by the exons ATGGACGAAGATGATATTGATCCAGATGAATTATCATATGag GAATTGATTGCTCTTGGGGAAATGGTTGGAGCAGAGAGCAAAGGAATATCAGAAGCTGAAATCAGTAAACATTTGAATCCATTAACATGTCAATCTACTACCAATTTGCTAATTGACAG GTGTGTGATATGCCAAGTTGAGTATGAAGAAGGGGAAAAAATAGTCACTCTACAATGTGACCATCCATACCATTCCGATTGTATAACCCAATGGCTTCAGATTAAGaag ATTTGCCCCGTATGTGGGAAAGAGGTTTCAACTGCTGAAATGGCCAATCCTagtaatttgaattaa